From Triticum aestivum cultivar Chinese Spring chromosome 4A, IWGSC CS RefSeq v2.1, whole genome shotgun sequence, a single genomic window includes:
- the LOC123083361 gene encoding probable protein phosphatase 2C 37 — MLCCFSTRARPAQPAPLSRDRSVVMASNSANNLLVAGEGGADRALGSQERRLRRRRGGSAQVAEQSEAPDTKLAARWRGAYGAAGMVGSYRKIMEDKVSLHPSFFTWVDGSRMHFFAVFDGHGGPEVSALCRDHMHAILADELARAAAAYQKEHQQDEEAEHRAWKAALTRSFVRADELGASGVPRGTIGGSTAVVALLVRSRIIVANCGDSRAVLCRAGRAIPLSGDHRLDRPEEMARVTAAGGVVFNYGGVLRVQGILAKTRALGHTLLKPEVICEPEITITARSEDDDFMILASDGLWDVMSNTVACSETWKCLEDKSTNVGTMVGREEEVRCICAAFHLTDLAFRMHSRDYICVVVIVLKMRG, encoded by the exons ATGCTCTGCTGCTTCAGCACCCGCGCGCGCCCTGCTCAACCTGCTCCTCTTTCGCGTGACAGATCCGTAGTGATGGCCAGCAACAGCGCCAACAACTTGCTCGTGGCCGGCGAGGGGGGAGCCGACCGTGCCTTGGGCTCCCAGGAACGCCGCctacgccgccgccgcggcggctcCGCCCAGGTAGCCGAACAAAGCGAGGCTCCCGACACGAAACTGGCCGCCCGGTGGCGCGGCGCGTACGGGGCGGCTGGGATGGTGGGGAGCTACCGGAAGATCATGGAGGACAAGGTGTCGCTGCACCCGTCCTTCTTTACTTGGGTTGACGGCTCGCGCATGCACTTCTTCGCCGTCTTCGACGGCCACGGTGGACCCGAG GTGTCTGCGCTGTGCAGGGACCATATGCACGCAATCCTTGCGGATGAGCTGGCCCGCGCGGCCGCAGCCTACCAGAAGGAGCATCAGCAGGACGAGGAGGCGGAGCATCGCGCCTGGAAGGCCGCGCTGACACGGAGCTTCGTGCGGGCGGACGAGCTGGGGGCGTCGGGGGTGCCCCGGGGCACCATAGGTGGGTCCACGGCCGTGGTGGCGCTCCTTGTCCGCAGCCGCATCATCGTGGCCAACTGCGGCGACTCCCGCGCCGTGCTCTGCCGCGCCGGCCGAGCCATCCCACTCTCCGGGGACCACAGG CTGGACCGACCGGAGGAGATGGCGCGTGTCACGGCGGCGGGCGGTGTGGTGTTCAACTACGGCGGGGTGCTCCGCGTGCAGGGGATCCTTGCCAAGACGCGCGCGCTAG GGCACACGCTCCTCAAGCCTGAAGTGATATGTGAGCCAGAAATTACCATAACTGCGAGGTCGGAGGATGATGATTTCATGATCCTTGCAAGCGATGGATTGTGGGATGTGATGTCAAACACGGTGGCCTGCAGCGAAACCTGGAAATGCTTAGAAGATAAGAGCACCAATGTTGGCACAATGGTAGGCCGCGAAGAAGAGGTTCGGTGTATATGCGCTGCATTCCACCTCACGGATCTCGCCTTCCGTATGCATAGCCGAGATTACATATGTGTGGTTGTGATTGTTCTAAAGATGAGGGGTTAG